Proteins encoded in a region of the Zea mays cultivar B73 chromosome 4, Zm-B73-REFERENCE-NAM-5.0, whole genome shotgun sequence genome:
- the LOC103655286 gene encoding LOW QUALITY PROTEIN: dolabradiene synthase KSL4, chloroplastic-like (The sequence of the model RefSeq protein was modified relative to this genomic sequence to represent the inferred CDS: inserted 2 bases in 1 codon), which produces MASFSYGGAPPPSHSGLRHYPTVHRPGLLPATAACTRGGAELLRRQSRATTPRTKLAEKMVREKLLMGLPPPSSYDTAWLAMVPAPGSARASRFPQCVEWIMQNQRSDGSWGLQGRQGDDPSLLIKDALSSTLACVLALKTWGVGDEHVGKGLRFIGHNLSSVTTYGDVGSRPVGFNVIFPGMLARCIGMGVEMPLAPADVDGIFRLRDKELPRWLDVDFGTSTIIKAFRAYLAEGLGNWDEAMAYQRKNGSLFNSPATTAAAAIHSYDRGAVQYLDSLVNLFGSSVPAMYPRILYARLRMVDALEKTGISRSFSSEINGILDMTYASWLGXNDEEIMLDMTTCAMAFRLLRMHGYDVSSDASLGQFSEESSFHDSIQGCLGDTEALLELHKASQVQIREQETAILRSIGSWSAKLLEQQLRSNKVSRNIDPAEVDYALKHPFYTTLDRLEHRRNIEHFKTTAIQVLKSAYRACVPAGEEIAALAAADFHASQTVYQEELQCLESWVKELRLQELEFARIMPLICFFPPAATLFPCEQHEARMAMSKHNILLTVVDDLFDVGGSREEMENLVKLVEMWDAHNRVGFCSERVEIVFRAIYDTSNHLAAKAAAVQKRNIIHHLAELWANTVRAMMAEANWAMTGHLPTFEEYMAAGEPSFGLGPIVLASLYLVGPELPEDVVTSQEYNEMFRHMNVCGRLLNDLQSYEREKEQGKVNSVLLLLALEEEGGSIEAVKREVRRAIEASRIQLLRLVLRNESEVPWPCRQVFWNICKVVHQFYVHVDGYASAKQMMHSCTPGTRWCITRCRSHARRPTYNKFSQLSLGVGVHC; this is translated from the exons ATGGCTTCGTTCAGCTACGGCGGTGCTCCTCCTCCATCACACTCCGGTCTCCGCCATTACCCCACCGTGCATCGACCAGGACTCCTGCCGGCCACTGCCGCGTGTACGCGTGGCGGCGCAGAGCTGTTGCGGCGGCAGTCACGAGCTACCACCCCGCGCACAAAGCTGGCGGAGAAAATGGTCAGGGAGAAGCTCCTGATGGGTTTGCCGCCGCCGTCGTCGTACGACACGGCCTGGCTTGCGATGGTGCCGGCGCCCGGGAGCGCTCGGGCGTCGCGCTTCCCTCAGTGCGTGGAGTGGATCATGCAGAACCAGCGGAGCGACGGGTCCTGGGGGCTGCAGGGCCGCCAGGGCGATGACCCCTCGCTTCTTATCAAGGACGCGCTGTCGTCTACGTTGGCGTGCGTCCTGGCGCTCAAGACGTGGGGCGTCGGCGACGAGCACGTCGGGAAAG GGCTCCGCTTCATCGGGCACAACTTGTCATCCGTGACGACGTACGGCGACGTTGGATCAAGGCCGGTGGGGTTCAACGTCATCTTCCCCGGGATGCTTGCACGTTGCATCGGCATGGGCGTGGAGATGCCTCTTGCCCCGGCCGACGTTGACGGCATCTTCCGGCTGCGTGACAAAGAGCTACCAAGGTGGTTGGACGTTGATTTCGGTACAAGTACAATAAT CAAAGCTTTCAGGGCCTACCTAGCAGAAGGGTTGGGCAACTGGGACGAAGCCATGGCGTACCAGAGGAAGAACGGGTCCCTGTTCAACTCACCGGCAACGACGGCCGCAGCTGCCATCCACAGCTACGACCGGGGAGCAGTGCAGTACTTGGATTCACTTGTCAACTTGTTCGGCAGCTCAG TGCCAGCAATGTATCCACGGATCTTATACGCCCGGCTTCGTATGGTGGATGCTTTAGAAAAAACTGGCATCTCTCGGAGCTTTTCCAGTGAGATCAACGGCATACTTGACATGACATACGC GTCCTGGCTTGG CAACGACGAGGAGATAATGCTGGACATGACGACGTGCGCAATGGCATTCCGTCTCCTTCGTATGCACGGATATGACGTCTCCTCCG ATGCGTCCTTGGGCCAGTTCAGCGAAGAATCCAGTTTCCATGATTCCATACAAGGGTGTCTAGGCGATACGGAGGCGTTGCTGGAACTTCACAAAGCATCGCAGGTTCAGATCAGGGAACAAGAGACGGCAATCCTACGTAGCATTGGGTCGTGGTCAGCTAAACTCCTGGAGCAGCAACTGCGTTCCAACAAGGTATCGAGGAACATAGACCCCGCTGAGGTGGATTATGCGCTCAAACATCCCTTCTACACCACCTTAGACCGGCTGGAGCACCGGCGGAACATAGAACATTTCAAGACAACGGCCATCCAGGTGCTCAAATCAGCATACCG AGCTTGTGTCCCAGCAGGTGAGGAAATTGCAGCCCTGGCAGCTGCTGACTTCCATGCCTCCCAGACTGTGTACCAAGAAGAGCTACAGTGCCTGGAGAG ctgggTGAAAGAGCTGAGGCTGCAGGAGCTGGAGTTCGCTAGAATAATGCCGCTGATCTGCTTCTTCCCTCCTGCTGCCACCCTGTTCCCCTGCGAACAACATGAGGCTCGCATGGCAATGAGCAAGCACAACATCCTGTTGACCGTGGTGGATGACCTGTTCGATGTCGGGGGGTCCAGGGAAGAGATGGAGAACctcgtcaagctggttgaaat GTGGGACGCCCATAACCGAGTTGGCTTCTGCTCTGAGCGCGTGGAGATTGTTTTCCGAGCTATCTACGACACGAGCAACCATCTGGCAGCCAAGGCTGCTGCAGTACAGAAGCGCAACATCATCCATCATCTCGCCGAGCTG TGGGCGAACACGGTGAGGGCCATGATGGCTGAGGCGAACTGGGCGATGACAGGGCACCTGCCCACCTTCGAGGAGTACATGGCGGCCGGCGAGCCGTCGTTTGGTCTTGGACCCATCGTCCTCGCGTCGCTCTACCTCGTCGGGCCGGAGCTTCCGGAGGACGTGGTCACCTCCCAGGAGTACAACGAGATGTTCCGGCACATGAACGTCTGCGGCCGTCTCCTGAACGACCTCCAGTCATACGAAAGGGAGAAGGAACAAGGCAAGGTCAACAGTGTGCTGCTGCTGCTAGCACTGGAGGAGGAGGGCGGCTCCATCGAGGCTGTCAAGAGGGAGGTGAGGAGAGCCATCGAGGCCTCCAGGATTCAGCTGCTGCGGTTGGTGCTCAGGAATGAAAGCGAGGTGCCTTGGCCTTGCAGGCAGGTTTTCTGGAATATATGCAAGGTGGTGCACCAGTTCTACGTCCACGTGGATGGATATGCGTCTGCCAAACAGATGATGCACTCATGCACGCCGGGAACGCGGTGGTGCATCACCCGCTGCAGATCCCACGCTCGCCGGCCCACATATAATAAGTTCAGCCAGCTGTCCTTGGGCGTTGGTGTTCATTGTTGA